A genomic stretch from Thermoprotei archaeon includes:
- a CDS encoding MarR family transcriptional regulator, producing MFKIVFIIPTDLQPKFEGIKELIKHKINRADVEMDFILQGNEKLNEKPDLIAIIGGDREFLKCVQSIKFVDTPIIGLCDISTPSFYCESSIEIFNKILPRIINKDYTLEKAIRLLVRIDGKPAPPALNDVCIFPARSATLMEYTFSVNGNVLFRDYSDGVIVATPMGSSAYAMSAGGPLILSGSEVLVVVSVNSMDAARRPLVIPANSFIEIYDMSSRYEREVIIDGIYREKVMDKVEIEAGLPISIVRLKLIPERLKTIREIRKIEKLMKIPPSARLILKSIEYEGPLSQMDIVKKTGLSPRTVRHALSILLRRGMVSKKPDVRDLRRSIYYIITKEKEHKFNEQRRPTQPIL from the coding sequence ATGTTCAAGATTGTGTTCATAATCCCTACAGATCTACAACCCAAATTTGAAGGAATAAAGGAATTAATAAAACACAAAATTAATAGGGCAGACGTGGAAATGGACTTTATTCTTCAAGGTAACGAAAAGCTTAACGAAAAGCCAGATCTAATAGCAATAATAGGCGGTGACAGAGAATTCCTTAAATGCGTTCAATCAATAAAATTTGTCGACACACCTATCATAGGTTTATGCGATATTAGTACCCCAAGCTTTTATTGCGAAAGCAGCATCGAAATATTTAACAAAATATTACCTAGAATCATTAACAAAGATTATACACTAGAGAAAGCAATAAGATTACTAGTAAGAATAGATGGCAAACCAGCACCACCAGCACTCAATGATGTGTGCATATTTCCTGCTCGCAGCGCTACATTAATGGAATACACATTCTCAGTTAATGGTAATGTATTATTTAGGGATTATTCAGACGGTGTAATAGTGGCAACGCCAATGGGTTCATCAGCCTATGCCATGTCCGCAGGAGGTCCTTTAATATTGTCAGGTTCAGAAGTCCTAGTTGTCGTTTCTGTAAATTCCATGGATGCTGCAAGACGCCCGCTAGTAATACCCGCCAACTCTTTCATAGAAATCTATGACATGAGCAGCAGATACGAAAGAGAAGTTATAATTGATGGTATTTATCGAGAAAAAGTTATGGACAAAGTCGAAATAGAAGCAGGTTTACCAATAAGCATAGTTAGACTAAAATTAATACCTGAAAGATTAAAAACCATTAGAGAAATCCGCAAGATCGAAAAATTAATGAAAATACCTCCAAGCGCACGATTAATACTTAAAAGCATAGAATATGAAGGGCCCCTATCACAAATGGATATTGTGAAAAAGACAGGATTATCACCGCGCACAGTAAGACATGCACTATCAATACTCCTTAGACGTGGTATGGTTTCAAAAAAACCTGATGTAAGAGACCTCAGAAGAAGCATCTATTACATTATAACTAAAGAAAAGGAACATAAATTTAATGAACAACGACGACCCACACAACCGATACTATAA
- a CDS encoding serine protein kinase RIO has protein sequence MIPTKIKKENKKHKVDSEFFETLEEVFDGSTVMAAYDLIRRKIIDHFNGAVASGKESRIYWAISSENKELAVKIYLTTSAEFRKGIRKYLDEEMMKSYRKGYRWVIYEWCKREYSNLKKAYSAGVRVPQPIAYYKNLLVMEFIGSQGRPAPLIKDIPPSDPDKSYKIIINYIEKLYTIAKIVHSDLSEFNIMNFNDDLVIIDLGQGVQNTHPMAEEYLLRDITNITRYFKFLGAKVEDPWNVFNKIVGFWVK, from the coding sequence ATGATACCTACAAAAATTAAAAAAGAAAATAAAAAACATAAAGTAGACTCAGAATTTTTTGAGACACTAGAAGAAGTATTTGACGGATCAACAGTAATGGCAGCATACGACTTGATCAGAAGAAAAATTATAGATCATTTCAACGGAGCTGTAGCATCAGGCAAGGAATCTAGAATATATTGGGCAATCTCATCAGAAAACAAGGAACTAGCCGTAAAAATATATCTCACCACATCAGCAGAATTTAGAAAAGGTATTAGAAAATATCTTGATGAAGAAATGATGAAAAGTTATAGAAAAGGTTACCGCTGGGTAATATACGAATGGTGCAAACGTGAATACTCAAACCTAAAAAAAGCATACAGTGCAGGTGTTAGAGTACCACAACCTATAGCATACTACAAAAACTTACTCGTAATGGAATTCATAGGATCACAAGGAAGACCAGCACCACTAATCAAAGACATACCACCCAGCGATCCAGACAAATCATACAAAATAATCATAAATTATATAGAAAAACTGTACACAATAGCAAAAATAGTTCACTCCGACCTTTCTGAATTTAATATAATGAACTTCAATGATGACTTAGTAATAATCGACCTAGGACAAGGCGTACAAAACACACACCCAATGGCTGAAGAATACCTCCTGCGAGACATAACTAACATTACCAGATACTTCAAATTTCTAGGAGCAAAAGTCGAAGATCCTTGGAACGTGTTTAACAAAATAGTAGGGTTCTGGGTTAAGTAG